In a single window of the Eshraghiella crossota genome:
- the uvrA gene encoding excinuclease ABC subunit UvrA, with the protein MDNRRHYIKIRGACEHNLKNINVDIPRDSFTVLTGLSGSGKSSLAFDTIYAEGQRRYMESLSSYARQFLGQMEKPNVESIEGLSPAISIDQKSTNRNPRSTVGTVTEIYDYLRLLYARVGVPHCPKCGREIHKQTVDQMVDSIKALEPGTKFQLLAPVVRGRKGMHEKVFESAKKSGYVRVRVDGNTYDLSEEIQLEKNIKHNIEIIVDRLVVKDGMESRLADSIENVMKLSDGIMIVDVIGGEPINFSMNFSCPDCGISIDEIEPRSFSFNNPFGACPVCAGLGYKMEFDPELLIPDTSLSLSEGAISCMGWQSSSDKGSFTYALLDALAKEYGFSLDTPFRDLPDDIRRMLIYGKSKSVKVHYKGQRGVGVYDVVFDGLIDNMRKRYRETASDMMKQEYETYMQVTPCDECHGQRLKKSSLAVTVGDKNIYQVTELSVLELAEYFDKLTLTPVQQKIGKQVIKEIRSRVGFLNKVGLDYLTLARATGTLSGGEAQRIRLSTQIGSGLMGVAYILDEPSIGLHQRDNDKLLNALKSLRDLGNTLIVVEHDEDTMYAADYIVDIGPAAGEHGGEVVAAGTVQDIINNPNSITGAYLSGRIKIPVPEIRRKPKDWIKIKGAKQNNLKNINVDIPLGVFTCVTGVSGSGKSSLVNEILYKRLARDLNRARCIPGEHKDIIGIEKLDKVINIDQSPIGRTPRSNPATYTGVFDMIRDLFASTAEAKAKGYSKGRFSFNVKGGRCEACSGDGIIKIEMHFLPDVYVPCEVCDGKRYNRETLEVKYKGKSIYDVLNMTVEEAVKFFENVPSIRNKIQTLYDVGLSYIRLGQPSTELSGGEAQRIKLATELSKRSTGRTIYILDEPTTGLHFADVHKLVEILHKLADAGNTVVVIEHNLDVIKTADYIIDIGPEGGFRGGTVVAKGTPEQVAKIPESYTGQYIKKYL; encoded by the coding sequence ATGGATAATAGAAGACATTATATTAAGATTCGCGGCGCATGCGAACACAATCTTAAAAATATTAACGTAGATATCCCAAGGGATTCTTTTACCGTATTGACAGGCTTAAGCGGGTCAGGTAAATCCTCCCTTGCTTTTGATACCATATATGCAGAAGGACAGAGACGTTATATGGAGTCTTTGTCTTCTTACGCAAGACAATTCTTAGGACAGATGGAGAAGCCTAATGTTGAAAGCATAGAGGGACTTTCTCCTGCAATTTCAATAGATCAGAAATCCACCAACAGGAATCCCCGTTCAACAGTAGGAACCGTAACGGAAATTTATGATTACCTCAGACTTTTATATGCCAGAGTCGGAGTACCGCATTGCCCGAAGTGCGGTAGGGAAATCCATAAACAGACGGTGGACCAGATGGTAGACTCCATTAAAGCACTTGAACCGGGAACCAAATTCCAGCTTCTTGCACCTGTTGTAAGGGGAAGAAAAGGTATGCACGAAAAGGTTTTTGAATCTGCGAAAAAGAGCGGATATGTGCGTGTAAGGGTTGATGGCAATACCTATGACCTTTCCGAAGAAATCCAACTGGAAAAAAATATCAAACACAACATAGAGATTATTGTGGACAGGCTTGTGGTTAAAGACGGTATGGAATCCCGTCTTGCCGATTCCATAGAAAATGTTATGAAGCTTTCTGACGGTATTATGATAGTTGATGTAATCGGCGGAGAACCAATTAATTTCAGCATGAATTTTTCATGCCCTGACTGTGGCATAAGTATTGATGAAATCGAACCGAGAAGTTTTTCTTTCAATAATCCGTTTGGAGCCTGCCCTGTATGTGCGGGTCTTGGCTACAAAATGGAATTTGACCCGGAATTATTAATTCCGGACACCTCATTGAGCCTGTCAGAGGGAGCCATAAGCTGCATGGGATGGCAGTCAAGCAGCGATAAGGGAAGCTTTACCTATGCTTTACTTGATGCACTTGCCAAAGAATACGGTTTTTCTCTTGATACGCCTTTTAGGGATTTGCCTGATGATATAAGACGTATGCTCATATACGGTAAGAGTAAGTCTGTAAAAGTTCATTACAAGGGACAAAGAGGAGTAGGCGTATATGACGTTGTTTTTGATGGTCTCATAGACAACATGCGCAAGAGATACAGAGAGACCGCTTCAGATATGATGAAGCAGGAATATGAGACATATATGCAGGTTACTCCTTGTGATGAGTGTCATGGACAGCGTCTTAAGAAATCCTCCCTTGCTGTTACGGTAGGCGATAAAAATATCTATCAGGTTACGGAATTGTCCGTTCTTGAATTGGCAGAGTATTTTGATAAACTTACACTTACACCGGTTCAGCAAAAAATCGGTAAGCAGGTTATTAAGGAAATCCGTTCAAGAGTAGGCTTCCTTAATAAGGTGGGTCTTGATTACCTCACTCTTGCAAGAGCAACGGGTACATTATCCGGCGGAGAGGCACAGCGAATAAGACTTTCCACACAGATAGGGTCGGGACTTATGGGTGTTGCATATATTCTTGATGAACCAAGTATAGGACTTCATCAGAGGGACAATGACAAACTCCTTAATGCCCTCAAATCTTTGCGGGACCTTGGCAACACACTTATTGTTGTTGAACATGATGAAGATACCATGTATGCGGCGGACTATATTGTAGACATCGGACCGGCAGCGGGAGAGCACGGCGGAGAAGTAGTTGCCGCAGGAACGGTTCAGGATATAATTAATAATCCAAATTCAATAACAGGTGCATATCTCAGCGGACGTATTAAAATACCTGTGCCTGAGATCCGCAGGAAGCCTAAAGACTGGATAAAGATAAAAGGCGCAAAACAAAATAATCTCAAGAATATTAACGTTGATATTCCGTTAGGTGTTTTTACCTGTGTTACAGGTGTTTCAGGTTCCGGTAAGAGCTCGCTTGTAAACGAAATTCTCTACAAACGTCTGGCAAGGGATCTTAACAGGGCAAGATGTATTCCGGGCGAACATAAGGATATCATTGGAATAGAAAAACTTGACAAAGTAATTAATATAGACCAGTCACCTATCGGCAGAACACCAAGATCCAATCCAGCCACTTACACAGGTGTATTTGATATGATAAGAGACCTTTTTGCATCTACAGCCGAAGCCAAGGCAAAGGGTTACAGTAAAGGACGTTTCAGCTTTAACGTTAAGGGCGGAAGATGTGAGGCGTGTTCCGGTGACGGTATCATAAAGATTGAAATGCACTTCTTACCTGATGTATATGTCCCTTGTGAAGTATGTGACGGAAAACGTTATAACAGGGAGACACTTGAAGTAAAATACAAAGGAAAGTCAATATATGATGTCCTTAACATGACGGTTGAGGAAGCAGTTAAATTTTTTGAAAACGTACCGTCAATCCGTAATAAAATACAGACATTATATGATGTGGGCCTTTCATATATACGTCTCGGACAGCCTTCTACAGAGCTTTCAGGAGGTGAAGCACAGCGTATCAAACTTGCTACCGAGCTTAGTAAAAGAAGTACGGGCAGGACAATATATATTCTGGACGAGCCTACGACAGGACTTCATTTTGCAGACGTTCACAAGCTTGTGGAGATTCTTCACAAACTTGCAGATGCAGGCAACACGGTTGTTGTAATTGAGCACAACCTTGACGTCATAAAAACAGCAGACTACATTATAGATATCGGTCCGGAGGGCGGATTCAGAGGCGGTACTGTTGTGGCAAAAGGAACACCGGAGCAGGTTGCCAAGATTCCTGAATCTTACACAGGACAATATATAAAGAAATACTTATAA
- the guaA gene encoding glutamine-hydrolyzing GMP synthase, with protein MDREMVIVIDFGGQYNQLVARRVRECNVYCEIYSYKTDIEKIKAMNPKGIILTGGPNSCYEPGAPSCTDELFNLGIPVLGLCYGAQLMMHVLGGKVEKAPVREYGKTEVMVETSSPLFTDVTPNTICWMSHFDYISKVAPGFDICAHTADCPVAAAENRDKNLYAIQFHPEVLHTQEGTKMLSNFVRGVCGCSGDWKMDAFVENTIKEIRAKVGNGKVLLALSGGVDSSVAAGLLSRAIGKQLTCVFVDHGLLRKNEGDEVEQVFGPNGQFDLNFIRVNAQERYYSKLAGVTEPERKRKIIGEEFIRVFEEEAKKIGAVDFLAQGTIYPDVVESGLGGESAVIKSHHNVGGLPDYVDFKEIIEPLRNLFKDEVRKAGLELGIPEKLVFRQPFPGPGLGIRIIGEVTAEKVRIVQDADYIYREEIAKAGLDRSIGQYFAALTNMRSVGVMGDERTYDYAVALRAVNTVDFMTAEAAEIPFDVLQTVMSRIINEVRGVNRVFYDLTSKPPGTIEFE; from the coding sequence ATGGATAGAGAAATGGTCATAGTTATAGACTTTGGCGGACAGTACAACCAGCTTGTAGCTCGTCGTGTCAGGGAATGTAATGTGTACTGTGAGATATACTCATATAAGACAGACATTGAAAAAATCAAAGCCATGAATCCTAAGGGAATTATTCTCACCGGTGGTCCTAACAGTTGCTACGAGCCGGGAGCACCTTCGTGCACAGATGAATTGTTCAACCTTGGTATTCCTGTACTTGGTCTTTGTTATGGTGCACAGCTTATGATGCACGTTCTTGGCGGAAAAGTCGAGAAAGCACCTGTAAGGGAATACGGAAAAACAGAGGTTATGGTGGAAACATCATCACCACTTTTTACAGATGTTACCCCTAATACAATCTGCTGGATGAGCCACTTTGATTATATATCAAAAGTTGCACCTGGTTTTGACATCTGCGCCCATACTGCGGACTGTCCTGTGGCAGCAGCCGAAAACAGAGATAAGAATCTCTATGCCATCCAGTTCCATCCTGAAGTTTTGCATACACAGGAGGGAACAAAGATGCTTTCCAACTTCGTCCGTGGTGTGTGCGGTTGTTCAGGCGATTGGAAAATGGATGCCTTTGTTGAAAATACAATTAAAGAAATCAGAGCAAAAGTAGGAAATGGAAAAGTATTGCTTGCCCTTTCAGGTGGTGTGGATTCATCCGTTGCAGCCGGACTTCTCTCAAGAGCCATTGGCAAACAGCTTACATGCGTATTTGTAGACCACGGCCTCCTCAGAAAAAACGAGGGCGATGAAGTTGAGCAGGTATTCGGCCCTAACGGCCAGTTTGACCTTAACTTTATAAGGGTAAATGCACAGGAACGTTACTACAGCAAACTCGCAGGAGTAACAGAACCTGAGCGGAAGAGAAAGATAATCGGTGAAGAATTTATCCGTGTATTTGAGGAAGAAGCTAAGAAAATAGGTGCCGTTGACTTCCTTGCCCAGGGAACAATCTACCCTGATGTGGTTGAAAGCGGACTTGGCGGAGAATCGGCAGTCATCAAATCACACCACAATGTGGGCGGACTTCCCGACTATGTTGATTTCAAGGAAATCATCGAGCCTCTCCGTAACCTTTTCAAGGACGAGGTGCGAAAAGCAGGTCTTGAACTTGGCATTCCAGAGAAACTTGTATTCCGTCAGCCATTCCCAGGCCCGGGACTTGGAATACGAATCATAGGAGAAGTTACAGCCGAGAAGGTTCGTATTGTACAGGATGCGGACTACATCTACCGTGAGGAGATAGCCAAAGCCGGTCTTGACCGTTCAATCGGCCAGTATTTTGCTGCCCTCACAAATATGCGTTCCGTAGGCGTCATGGGTGACGAAAGAACCTACGACTACGCCGTAGCCCTTCGTGCCGTCAACACCGTTGACTTCATGACAGCAGAAGCCGCCGAAATTCCTTTCGACGTCCTCCAGACCGTAATGAGCCGTATCATCAACGAGGTAAGAGGCGTAAACAGAGTATTCTACGATCTGACCAGCAAACCACCGGGAACGATTGAGTTTGAATAA